From uncultured Tateyamaria sp.:
TTCATTCTGCGCGGCAGCCAGCCGCATGCCGTCGTTCTTCAACATGCGCCGAAGCGTGCCCATCGATGCGACTTTCCCACCATGCCGATGCCCGAGCCGAAAAGCGAGATTGTCCTCATCGAAGCTTTTGCCGACACACGGGTGATTGGTATCACGCTCAATCACGAGGCGATGACGGACGGCGAGGTCGGTCATGCAATCAACAGCCTTTCACGCGATCTCGGCATTCCGGTGACGGACGCGCTGACCCGGCCGGAAGTGTACCTGAGCGACATGATCCTGACCGCCTTTCCACAGTTAAAGCCCGTGCCTCTCGTGGCTGCGGAATGACCTCGCCGCGAGTGGAAATTGATCTGGGCAAGATCCAGGCAAACGCGCGATGTCTCGTCCGTCGTCTTGGTGCCCGTGGGCTCTCGGTCACCGGTGTGACCAAGGCAGTGTGCGGGCATCCTGACGTAGCCGGGGCGATGCTGGACGGCGGCGTTGTCGGTCTGGCCGACGCACGCATCAAGAACGTCGTTCGGATGCGGATGGAAGGGATCAAATGCCCGATCTCTATGATCCGCGCTCCGCTGGTGAGCGAAATGGAAGACGTCGTCCGGTGTTGTGACGCGAGCTACAACACAGAGATGGACACAATCCTGAAGCTTGGCGCCGCAGCGAAGCAACAAGGAACGTCGCACGGTGTCATCCTGATGGTCGAAATGGGAGATATGCGCGAAGGCATTTTGCCCGAGAACCTTAACGACTTCGCTACTCGGGTCAGCGCGACACCCGGTGTTGCGCTCAAAGGCATCGCTGCAAATTTCGCCTGCATGGGAAACGTGGCACCGACGGCCGGTGACATGGACATGCTCTCGCGACTGGCCGACCAAGTCGAAGGCGCTTGCGGACCTTTTGTCGGGCTTGTTTCAGGAGGTGGATCAGCCAATTTGCCATGGGCGCTTGGCAAAGACTCATCCGGGCGAGTCAACAACCTCCGCCTCGGCGAGGCGATCCTGTTGGGCACCGACCCCGTGACAGGGCAACCGATCACTGGCCTTCATACGGACGCGTTTGCCCTTTTTGCCGAGGTGATCGAAACAAGTGACAAACCAAGCGCAATACCTCCTGCATCAATTGCTCCGGAGCTTGGGATACTCAAATTGGTTCGAAATGATGACCTCCGAGCCCGAGCAATCCTTGCTGTCGGGCAGCAAGACACCGAAACAAGCGGCCTTACGTTTCCCTCAGGAATTATGTTCATCGGCGCGACCAGCGACCACGCCGTTGTCGACACGACCAAATCCGCCGTATCCGTCGGGTCCGAGATGAAAATGGGGACTAATTACAGCGCCCTCATGCGGGCGATGAACGCCCCGGATGTCGCCAAGGTTGTTCATGGCAAGCAAAAGATGAACGGTCGTTCCAAGGACTGCGAGACCCAACCCTACCTGACGCTGGTATGACGCCCAGATGATCGCCTGCGGGAACGACGAAAGTCATATCTCGCAGACTTGTCCGAAACCGCGCCATAGTAATGGGGCCGGCCAATACACATATACAGATAAGCCGCATTCGAGAATTCGAGCCTGATCGGGGCCCGGAAATTCCAGCGGAAAACCCGAAAAGGATGAAGCGCATGTCTTTCAAAGACCTGACGACCAAGGCTGCTGCCATACTGAAAGCCAAACCTGCGGAGCCATCGAAAAAGGAACCGCAAATCAGGACGCCGGACACTGCTGCGAAACCTGGGGCTCCGGATCCGAAGAAAACCTGAAGCGGCTGGTTTTGCTCCACGTCGTGGAAAACTGCTAAATTGAAAGGATCAAACGCAATGGACGACCAAACAGACACGACCGTCGCGGTTTTTGACTGGCCTTTCAAACTCCCGGGCTTCGACGAAACGCTTCCTGCCGGAGAGTACGATATCGAGACAGAACTCGCCTCACCGCCCGATCACAAGGATCCGGAGGCCTGGAAGGCCTCCGTCATGATCCACCTGCATCCACGCCTGTCCCATCCGGGATTGACGCGGAGCCTGTCCGTGTCGCTGGCCGATCTCGACCATGCCCGGGCGAAAGACAAACTGTCCGGCAAGGACCTCTCGCAGGTCTTTCTCGAAGAAATGCTTGCCGATCCGATGGTGCAAATGGTCATGAAGGCCGACGGGGTGTCGGAGGCGCATTTGCGCCATCTCTACTCGGGATCGCGGATGGCACAGACTGACATGGATGACGCGGACGCTGAGACCGAAAACGCAACAGCGCAGGGGGCTTCGCGGGACGCTTCGGACATTCATGACGCCGAGAACGAAGGGATGCCGTGCCGACCGCGCACTTCATCCTTTTCCGTATGATGTCCGAAACGCAATTTCAGGGACCAATTGAACGCGAGGAACTGATGCAAGCAAGAGTCGACGGCACCCTGATGGACTACCCCGGCCGCGTGCTCGGCGATGTGCCGAAGTTGCGGTTCTGCTTGTGTTGTAAGGTTTCCTTTTGGAGCGAAGGGTTCGGCCAGCGCATCTGTGCAAGGTGCAAAGGCAGGACAGCATGGCGCGCAGCTGTGCCGGAAGGCGTCAGCAAAGGCCGGTCTCGCTCAGCCGGTCGCTCCGCTTAGGTCCGCCGCATGTCGACAATCACGGTCGCACACATGACCACCTATCGCTATCGCTCCGCCGTGGTCCTTGGACCGCACAGGCTGATGTTGCGTCCGCGTGAAACGCGGGACCTCACATTGACGGCTTTCGATCTTGAAATCACGCCGACGGCCCGACTCGACTGGTCCCACGATGTCGCCGGAAACGCCATCGTTATCGCCAATTTTGATGCCGCAACGGATACGCTTTCGATCCGGTCCCACACGACCGCCATCCTCACCGCGCCTGAGTGGCCAGTCTTCCCGATCGCGGCCGCTGCGACGCCCTACCCGTTCCTTTACTCCGCCGAAGACTGGACAGATCTCGGGGCGCTTTCTGCGCCACAATACCAAGACGACGCAGGGCGCTTGTCAAACTGGGTCGAACAATTCGTGATGCACAGGCCAACGGATACCCTGTCGCTCCTGAAGGACGTCAGCAATGGCATCACAGCGCAGATCACATATGAGATCCGCGAGAGCGAAGGCACGCAGGGACCACTCGAAACCCTCGACCGGGGCTGTGGCTCGTGTCGCGATTTTGCGGTCCTCTTTGCCGAGGCTATCCGAACGCTGGGATTCGGGGCTCGTCTGGTGTCCGGCTACCTCTACGACCCCAGTGATGATCAACGCGGATCTGCTGGCTCGGGTTCTACGCATGCATGGGTCGAAGTCTTCGTTCCCGGGGCCGGTTGGATCCCGTTCGACCCAACGAACAGGTCAGTAGGGTCGGCCAACCTGATCCCGGTGGCCGTTGCGCGGAACATATCACAGGTCGCTCCGGTAACCGGCAGCTTCCAGGGAGAAGGTACCGATCTGCTCTCGATGGAGGTGGTTGTGCGTGTTGAGGATCAGTGATTGCGCCGGTAAGAACGGGACGTCCATTCGCCGACTATCATGCGGCGTTTGGACGGTTTGTCCGGGTGCTCCTTTTTGGCATGGCAAAAGACCGCTTCGGCGAATATGGCTGCAACGCGGCGAAACGTATGTCGCAGATGCGAGCGGTTTCTGCGTCAGCAAAAGCCGCACCTGCAAAAGGCGGGTTTGTCCGCATCTTGCCCATTGAGTTAAACTGCAGCGAATGCTCAAATTGTTTCAGCAAGCGGTCTTCGGCTCTGCACTAGGTTGGTGATCGAAATAGCTAATTCTCCGGCATCCCATCTATATCTGGATGGTTTGGCAGGGGTGGAACCATACACCAATGACTTGGCTCGACGGGTTCGTGTTCGAACTGACCGGGTGCTGTCAGTCTGAGGGTGTTGCTGAAGATCTCAATCGACCATGTCTTTTCATCGTCATCCCGAAAGAGCTTGCCAAAGTGGTCTGTTGTGACCTTTCCAGAGAGGTCCCGAATCCGAAAGTACCCAACGACCCTATCGGTGTGCAGTTCCGCTCCGGTTGGTGGACGATCTTCGAACTTGATCCATGAAGTTGCGGGATTTGTCATCCTTATCTCCGTCCCAATCTTCCCAATCGCGCCAGCTGCGCCAACATCTGCGCTCCGGTTCCTGGACCTGCGGTCCCGCCCGGCGGTGACATTTGGCTTATTCCTGGTCGCATCGGCATTTGCTGAACACCGAACATCTGCCGTGCACGGAGCGCTGCATATTCCGCTCCACTCGCCCCACCCACCAGATAGCGGTTGTAGGCCTGCTGGCTGCCCATGGCGGCGCGGCCGAAGCTGTAGGCGCCGCTAAGGCCGCCTGAGAGTGCCGGCATCATGATGTTCCCGGAGATCGCGCGGACGATGAACGGCGTAGCAATGATGAACCCTTTTGCCATCAGAACCATCATGAAAAACGGGATTAGCGCGCCGATATTGGATGCACCTTCAGGGTCTCCCAACTCACCAATGAGCGCGGATGACACGCCGGTGATGGTCGCGAACACACCCGCGACGACAATCGGATAGAGGGCAAATGAGATGAGCGCCGAAAGCCAGCGCGCAAAATAGTCTTTCGTCACGTCAAACAGCGTCAGGAAGATCATAACTGGGGCGATCCCGATAAGCAGCGCGATCATCAGCCGGGAGGCCACGAGAATGAACGCCGCCAGACCTCCCAGGATCGAAAGCAAGAGCACTCCCAGAACGTCCAGAAGCGCTCCTGCCATCCAGTTCAGTTCCGAGCCTGCCGCGTTCAGATACTCCCCAAGTTCTTCGATCAGCCGGTCAAACTCTTCGGCAAAGGTCCCGGATGGGCCGGGCGTGCCACCTCCAACAGACGCCACAAGCGATCCTGCGATGCTGTCGATGCCGTTCAGGATCGCCCCAGAAAGCGCATTAAACTGCACCCAATTGGTCGCAAATATCCCGATCAGCCCTACCTTGACTGCTAGCCAGAAAGCCGTGCGCCCATCCATGGCTCGATACTGATAGATCATGTTGATGAATACGAAGAGCACCGCGAGGGTTGTTCCGAGGACGAGCAAGGTTCCGACCGTCGCCGCTACAGCGCCAAACTGTGTCTCAGCGGCGGAATCTAGATAACCTTGCGAGGTTTCGACAAAGTAGGTGACGACGCTCATTTCTCGCGCACCTTACCAGTTGCCCACAGCTTCACAGATCGCCATGGCCTGCGGGCGCAATGCGTTCGCCTCGCGTCCGTATGCGCTCGAGGCGTCCAGCATTTCCCAACGTTCGCTGGTGGTGAACTGTTCGTTGAAATCCGCCACGGCGGCATCCCACGGAGGGAACAGAGTCTGGCAGGCGCAATCACCGGTTTCGACGACTCGCGCGAGACTTTGTGCTCTGTAGATGTCTTGCACCAGCACGCGCTGATACGCGTCTCGCAATGCGATCTCTTGCATCCATTGCGGCTCTTCCGGGCGATCTGGGCAGATGTTGGACACGCCGTCCATCGTTGGAATGAGGTTGCGTTCTGCAATTGCCGGGCATGGTGCGAGGCCGAGAACAACGACCAAAAGAAATCTCGGCGGTTTCATGACGTCTGGTCTCCTTCGACGAGATCAGCGATCTCGCGCTTTAGAAACGCCGTATGGCCGAGATGGGCGAATTCAGACGTGCTGACTGAGACAACCTCCCACCCTTGGTTCCCGCGCAAGTTCAAATCCTCCTGCATCTCGATGAGGCTGGTTTTCTGGTCCATCGGATAGGCGACGATCTGATATTCAAAACGGGTCATGCGGCATCTCCTTCGTCCAGTCTGGTGCCCGGCAGATAGAACTCGGTGATTCCGCGCGCGCCGTCTTTTCGCCCGGCCTGGATGATCACGTCGATCGAGCTTTCGATGTACTGGACCATGTCCTGATAGGTCATTGGGATCTCCGTCTTGAGGGCCGCGATGGCGAGGCGCTGAACCGCGAGTTGGGGGGTTTCGGCGTGCAGGGTCGTCATGGAGCCGCCATGGCCCGTGTTGATCGCCTCGAGGAAGGTCATGGCTTCTTTGCCACGGACCTCGCCGAGGATGATCCGGTCAGGCCGCATGCGCAGGGTGGCGGTCAGAAGCACATCGGCGGTCTGGAATTTGGCATCGCGGTTGGCAATGAGCGTGACGGCGTTCGGCTGTGCGGGCAGCAGTTCCGCTGCTTCTTCGATGGTCACGATCCGCTCATAGTCGCCGACGTAAGAAAGGATCTTGCGGGCTGCGACGGTCTTGCCGGTGGAGGTGCCGCCGGAGACGATCATGTTGAGCTTGTTCTCGACGCAGAATTGAACGGCATCCGTGATCGCGCCCGAGGCCACGACATCGCGCAAGGCGCGGTTCTTCGCTTCGCGCAGCTCTTCGAGTTTGCGTTCTTCCCCAAATAGGTAGCGCAGTTCGATGGCATCGAGTGGTAGACTCGAAAAAAAGCGCAGTGAGATCGACATTCCGTCTAGCACGGCCGGCGGCGTAATGACCTGCGCGCGGATCGGTCGGTTGAGATAGGTGATCGACACCGAGACGATGGGCTTATCCTTGCTCATCGTTGTGTTGGCGCTGGAGGCGATCTGGTTGCCGAGATCTTTCACTTCGGTGACGCTCATATGCTGATCCAAAGCCCGCATGAAATGGTCTCCCTGGAACTCGCCCCAACAGGAGCCGTCGGGGTTGATGCAGATTTCGATCACGTCATCGCGGGACGCGTCCGTTAGCTTGTCGAGAGAGGTCTGGAGATAGCTTAGGGTCATGGCCTAGAAAATCTCCAAATCGCGATCGACCATGACGGTGACGCGCGCGCCTTGGTCGACATAGATGACCGGTCCGATGGAGAGATACTCGCCGATCACGCTGTCGGTCGCGTCGGCAAGGTCATCACCGACGTCTTCGAGAATGTCGGCCGCGGTTTCATCTTCAACCCCGCTGGCGGCCGCAGTTGGGGCCGCGGAGATGATCGAGATGAGGGCTGCCGAGCCGAAGCGTTCATCAAAACGGGTATCGACAAAGCCCGTGACACCCGACCGGCCAAGCTGATCGCCGCCAAAGGAGCTGATCTGGATCGTCTGGTCCGTGGGCAGGATGATCCTGTCCCAGGCGATGGTGACCCGGCGCTGCGCGATCTCCAGCCCGGAGCGGTAGCGCCCGATCAGACGAGACCCGCGCGGGATCAGCAGCCGCGTGCCATCGTAGCTGTAGACGTCCTCAGAGATGATCGCGCGAACTTGGCCGGGCAATGAAGAGTCGAGGGCCGTTTCCATAACGGCCTGGATCATCGTGCCTTGAATCACGGTGTTCGAGGGGTTGGCGATGACCTGCGCTTGAGTGACTTGCGTAGGCAGCGCGCCATTCAGCACAAAATCCGTCACGTCTCCGAATGTCCGCTCCGTGAGTTCGGTCGCGCCCGGATTGGTGCCGCCCGCGCCTCCGAAGGCGATCACGGGTGAGGCGATGCGGCGCTCCTGGAAGGCGCGTTCCTCCTCCGCGCGGCGCTGCAGGTCAGCCAGTCGTCGCGCCTCTTCTTCCTGGCGCAGCCGCTCTTGTTCTCGCCGGAGCAACTCGTCTTCGCTTGGACCAAGGGGGGCCTGGGCAGGGGCGGTGGCCTCAAGACGGGCGAGGTCGAGGTCTATGCGCAATTGCTGTAATTCGCGGTCTCGGGCCGCGAGCTCGTCCTGGAATTGCTGTTGCCCGTTCTCCGAGGCGGCCTGTAGGGCGGCGATCTGTTCGGTGAGCGCGTCGATGGCCTCTGCTGCGGCGGTATCTTCTGCAACGACGGGCTTGGGCGCATTCCGCAGCTCTTCGATCTGCGCCTGGAGGGCTTCGAGCTGCGCTAGCAGTTCGGCATTCGGCTCCGCAGGCTCCGGCGTGACGAGAACAATCTCAGGGTCTGGGGCAGGTGGCGGCACGAAGGGTTCAATTTCGCCGAAGCCGTCACCCTCCGTCTGGA
This genomic window contains:
- a CDS encoding alanine/ornithine racemase family PLP-dependent enzyme, with the protein product MEIDLGKIQANARCLVRRLGARGLSVTGVTKAVCGHPDVAGAMLDGGVVGLADARIKNVVRMRMEGIKCPISMIRAPLVSEMEDVVRCCDASYNTEMDTILKLGAAAKQQGTSHGVILMVEMGDMREGILPENLNDFATRVSATPGVALKGIAANFACMGNVAPTAGDMDMLSRLADQVEGACGPFVGLVSGGGSANLPWALGKDSSGRVNNLRLGEAILLGTDPVTGQPITGLHTDAFALFAEVIETSDKPSAIPPASIAPELGILKLVRNDDLRARAILAVGQQDTETSGLTFPSGIMFIGATSDHAVVDTTKSAVSVGSEMKMGTNYSALMRAMNAPDVAKVVHGKQKMNGRSKDCETQPYLTLV
- a CDS encoding transglutaminase family protein produces the protein MTTYRYRSAVVLGPHRLMLRPRETRDLTLTAFDLEITPTARLDWSHDVAGNAIVIANFDAATDTLSIRSHTTAILTAPEWPVFPIAAAATPYPFLYSAEDWTDLGALSAPQYQDDAGRLSNWVEQFVMHRPTDTLSLLKDVSNGITAQITYEIRESEGTQGPLETLDRGCGSCRDFAVLFAEAIRTLGFGARLVSGYLYDPSDDQRGSAGSGSTHAWVEVFVPGAGWIPFDPTNRSVGSANLIPVAVARNISQVAPVTGSFQGEGTDLLSMEVVVRVEDQ
- a CDS encoding type IV secretion system protein, with product MSVVTYFVETSQGYLDSAAETQFGAVAATVGTLLVLGTTLAVLFVFINMIYQYRAMDGRTAFWLAVKVGLIGIFATNWVQFNALSGAILNGIDSIAGSLVASVGGGTPGPSGTFAEEFDRLIEELGEYLNAAGSELNWMAGALLDVLGVLLLSILGGLAAFILVASRLMIALLIGIAPVMIFLTLFDVTKDYFARWLSALISFALYPIVVAGVFATITGVSSALIGELGDPEGASNIGALIPFFMMVLMAKGFIIATPFIVRAISGNIMMPALSGGLSGAYSFGRAAMGSQQAYNRYLVGGASGAEYAALRARQMFGVQQMPMRPGISQMSPPGGTAGPGTGAQMLAQLARLGRLGRR
- a CDS encoding ATPase, T2SS/T4P/T4SS family encodes the protein MTLSYLQTSLDKLTDASRDDVIEICINPDGSCWGEFQGDHFMRALDQHMSVTEVKDLGNQIASSANTTMSKDKPIVSVSITYLNRPIRAQVITPPAVLDGMSISLRFFSSLPLDAIELRYLFGEERKLEELREAKNRALRDVVASGAITDAVQFCVENKLNMIVSGGTSTGKTVAARKILSYVGDYERIVTIEEAAELLPAQPNAVTLIANRDAKFQTADVLLTATLRMRPDRIILGEVRGKEAMTFLEAINTGHGGSMTTLHAETPQLAVQRLAIAALKTEIPMTYQDMVQYIESSIDVIIQAGRKDGARGITEFYLPGTRLDEGDAA
- a CDS encoding TrbI/VirB10 family protein, translating into MSDSNADLEKRLAALEQSGSRRGSTPKRRSPLLALLVIGLIAAGGIVLYVLSQPEEEVALPTATPDVFQTEGDGFGEIEPFVPPPAPDPEIVLVTPEPAEPNAELLAQLEALQAQIEELRNAPKPVVAEDTAAAEAIDALTEQIAALQAASENGQQQFQDELAARDRELQQLRIDLDLARLEATAPAQAPLGPSEDELLRREQERLRQEEEARRLADLQRRAEEERAFQERRIASPVIAFGGAGGTNPGATELTERTFGDVTDFVLNGALPTQVTQAQVIANPSNTVIQGTMIQAVMETALDSSLPGQVRAIISEDVYSYDGTRLLIPRGSRLIGRYRSGLEIAQRRVTIAWDRIILPTDQTIQISSFGGDQLGRSGVTGFVDTRFDERFGSAALISIISAAPTAAASGVEDETAADILEDVGDDLADATDSVIGEYLSIGPVIYVDQGARVTVMVDRDLEIF